CTTATTTTATGTGGCGCTATAGTCTTTATAGTATAAAGTAGaatggacctgggcctcaaccaacatgcgtctccaatcagcttggtccctagccaACCGTTTCCAATTTCACACGTTAAGTAgcttgaggtcctctcccacctgcctGCTGCACTTGAGTTGCGGTCTTCTTACTACTTCGTCCCTAGAAAtaagattcgaagaccttttaGGCTGAAGAGTTAGATTAATGTCACTGTGCAGCTCATCGTTGTATCTTTTCATtcactctccatctatgcacTAACCAAAAACGACCAAAAATAGTATCCAAGCAGAGAAAACTTTTAGAAACATTAAGTTGGTGAGTTCTTAATGGATAATAAATTCCCGCAAGCGAACCTTTTCTAAAAGGTTGCAATTGGATACTCAAATTATGACCAAACAACACATTATGTCACATAAGTTAAAcctgaaaatgataaaaagccAGATCTTGATGCATTAAAATCGACATCGACAACAATAACGAAAAACTAAGCAGCTTTTTGGCCTACACTGCTTGATCTCACCTAATTgatcttaataataatttagtttgcgctagatattgtaaattttatttccaatgAAATAGGGTCTTACGAGTATGTATGTCCTTTGCCGTAAGGCGGTTTGCTGTTAACTGGAACATAGAATATTCCATTAACTCCTAAGCTGTTTCGCGATCCCATTTTAACCGAGCTGTATTTCCTTCCACATGCTTTTTTAACAGCACTTGCAAGGCTACTACATTGCACGGTAAGAAAATCATCAAGGTCAATAGCTTCAGCTAAATACTCGTAAGACCTTGAATGTGCGCATACACCTATAATATCAATACCACAGCCAGGTTGGATTACACCACCATTTGGATAGTAGGAGCCACTTCCAATCGGTCCCAAAAATCCAAGTCCTCCCCCAGCAGTCTGAATGGTCTCTACAAACCCGGCATCAGTTTTACAAAGTCGTGACGAACAATCATCGTAATCGAATAGAATCAACGCTGGATCACATCCAATGATCACAGGTATTTCCCTATTATAGTTTCTCAAAGATTTTCCAGAAATTCCAGCTACGTGTGCTCCGAGACTGTGGCCAATAACATGTAGATTCTCAATAGGCATACCACCGGCTCTGCAAAGGAAATCAATAAACATTGCCAAATCATCGCCAACACTCGGTGCTACAAAACGGGCTGTTGGATACGTTAGGCTTGCAATCAAACCCCAATCGACACAAATTATATTGCTGGGCTCCTTCTTAAGGTAGGCATCTCGAAGCATGGAACACACTGGCAGATCGGCTGACGACTGAAAGCCATGAATGATGATcctgacattaaaaaaaaagttatactaTGCAATAGTTCTGTCATTTCTAATACCTCGTGGGAATTGAACTTATAAAATTGGAACGCTGTAATGACGAAACATCATGCGTCGTTAGAATTTGCTTTTTATTTGGATTGGCTCGGGTGTATAAGTGGTATGTCACCAGATCGGGAAGTTGTTCCATCCATTTAAGCTCACCTTCAACCAAGGTTCTTTTAACCCATGAAAAAGTGCCATTTAAAAAGTTGGGACAAAACCAGGAATCATCGCTTGGTAGAATATATGATGAATGAAATGCCGAACCTATATATTTGTCAAGAATTAAATGAGAACTTAGCTACTTTCGGAATAAATGCACGAAAATTTCACTAACCCGAAGCTACTAAGCAAACCAAGAATACCTGAAGAACTTTCATTGTACTCTGGGATACACGAATTCCAAGtcataaagtttttaaaggctttttttgttattaatttgtttttgttacctCACTTGTGCTATAAGTATGGTCATGCCATGTCAAAAAATAGTTAACTTTTTAATGTTATAATAGGTTAAACAAGTTAAAGCGTTTAAGTTCGGAAATTagaacctacaaaaataacaaattcaattttagcTTGTCTAGAAAGGAGAAGCGGCACGCGGTGGCGTTGAAGGTTAATAGAGACAAATTAATTGTTCGACTAAAATAACGTTAGTTTTTATCTTGTTCCTTATTACAACTTTCAAATTACAAGCTTATAAATTgaactgcaaaaaaaactaCTTGACATTATCGGGTCTTAGTGGAACTAATTTTGATATGTTGCCATAAGATACTGGAGCTCCAGCCAGATTAGGAGGAGAATGTATGATTTCGCTC
This window of the Eupeodes corollae chromosome 3, idEupCoro1.1, whole genome shotgun sequence genome carries:
- the LOC129949313 gene encoding phospholipase A1-like — protein: MKVLQVFLVCLVASGSAFHSSYILPSDDSWFCPNFLNGTFSWVKRTLVEGELKWMEQLPDLVTYHLYTRANPNKKQILTTHDVSSLQRSNFISSIPTRIIIHGFQSSADLPVCSMLRDAYLKKEPSNIICVDWGLIASLTYPTARFVAPSVGDDLAMFIDFLCRAGGMPIENLHVIGHSLGAHVAGISGKSLRNYNREIPVIIGCDPALILFDYDDCSSRLCKTDAGFVETIQTAGGGLGFLGPIGSGSYYPNGGVIQPGCGIDIIGVCAHSRSYEYLAEAIDLDDFLTVQCSSLASAVKKACGRKYSSVKMGSRNSLGVNGIFYVPVNSKPPYGKGHTYS